Proteins from one Haloarchaeobius litoreus genomic window:
- a CDS encoding 4-phosphopantoate--beta-alanine ligase, with product MSKHVDVPEDHPRYESLLTRHRIEAGVDKGITSRQGLIAQGRGEAFDYLLGERTTDSADAAERVAVAHLLLAEHAVLSVNGNVAALAPAETVELAEATGADIEVNLFNRTEERMQAIADHLREHGAREVKGLTADARISGLSHERGKVDADGIYDADVVLVPLEDGDRAEALAEMGKTELVVDLNPGSRSARAAAVPIVDNIVRALPNMTKHAQELAQEDEATLRELVEGFDAQAALDEAEREIRTGTFE from the coding sequence ATGAGCAAACACGTCGACGTGCCCGAGGACCACCCTCGGTACGAGTCGCTGCTGACCCGACACCGCATCGAGGCCGGCGTCGACAAGGGCATCACCAGCCGACAGGGACTCATCGCGCAGGGCCGCGGCGAGGCGTTCGACTACCTGCTCGGTGAGCGCACGACCGACTCCGCCGACGCGGCCGAACGTGTCGCCGTCGCCCACCTCCTGCTGGCCGAGCACGCCGTGCTCTCGGTGAACGGTAACGTCGCCGCGCTCGCACCGGCGGAGACGGTCGAACTCGCCGAGGCGACGGGCGCGGACATCGAGGTGAACCTGTTCAACCGCACCGAGGAACGCATGCAGGCCATCGCCGACCACCTGCGCGAGCACGGCGCACGCGAGGTGAAGGGCCTGACCGCCGACGCGCGCATCTCCGGGCTCTCCCACGAGCGCGGGAAGGTCGACGCCGACGGTATCTACGACGCCGACGTGGTGCTCGTCCCGCTGGAGGACGGCGACCGCGCCGAGGCGCTCGCCGAGATGGGCAAGACCGAACTCGTCGTCGACCTCAACCCGGGCTCGCGGTCGGCGCGGGCGGCCGCCGTCCCCATCGTCGACAACATCGTCCGGGCGCTGCCGAACATGACGAAACACGCCCAGGAGCTGGCCCAGGAGGACGAGGCGACACTTCGGGAACTCGTCGAAGGTTTCGACGCCCAGGCGGCCCTCGACGAGGCCGAACGAGAGATCCGCACTGGCACGTTCGAGTAG
- a CDS encoding pantoate kinase, with protein MTEEARAFVPGHITGFFSAHPDESDPTKAGSTGAGLTLTDGVEVTVQQGNGPSLMLNGDAVEVEAVDRVLDALSAPAVVAAETDLPLGAGFGVSGALALGTALATNRVYRRRLSENELVTIAHGAEVQAGSGLGDVVAQARGGLPIRLEPGGPQDNHLDGIPARARVEYLTLGELSTEDVLSGDTELLSEAGKRALSRVVEEPTLSSFVHASRRFAREAELLTPEVAAVIQDVLAADGQASMAMLGETVFALGTGLTDAGYDPSVCATHPAGAMLK; from the coding sequence ATGACCGAGGAGGCACGGGCGTTCGTTCCGGGACACATCACGGGCTTCTTCAGCGCGCACCCGGACGAGTCCGACCCGACGAAGGCCGGCTCCACGGGTGCCGGGCTGACCCTGACCGACGGCGTCGAGGTGACGGTCCAGCAGGGCAACGGGCCGTCCCTGATGCTGAACGGTGACGCGGTCGAGGTCGAGGCGGTCGACCGGGTACTCGACGCACTCTCGGCACCGGCCGTCGTCGCGGCCGAGACGGACCTGCCGCTCGGCGCTGGCTTCGGGGTCTCCGGCGCGCTGGCGCTCGGGACCGCGCTGGCGACGAACCGCGTCTACCGACGGAGGCTCTCGGAGAACGAGCTGGTCACCATCGCCCACGGCGCGGAGGTGCAGGCAGGCTCCGGCCTCGGCGACGTGGTGGCACAGGCACGCGGCGGCCTCCCCATCCGGCTGGAGCCCGGCGGGCCGCAGGACAACCACCTCGACGGCATCCCCGCGCGAGCACGAGTCGAGTACCTCACGCTGGGTGAGCTGTCGACCGAGGACGTGCTGTCGGGCGACACCGAACTGCTCTCCGAGGCGGGCAAGCGCGCGCTCTCACGAGTCGTCGAGGAGCCGACGCTTTCGAGCTTCGTGCACGCGTCGCGGCGGTTCGCCCGCGAGGCCGAGCTGCTCACGCCCGAGGTGGCGGCGGTCATCCAGGACGTGCTGGCCGCCGACGGCCAGGCGTCGATGGCGATGCTCGGCGAGACCGTGTTCGCGCTCGGGACCGGCCTCACCGACGCCGGCTACGACCCGTCCGTGTGTGCGACCCACCCCGCGGGTGCGATGCTGAAGTGA
- the aspS gene encoding aspartate--tRNA(Asn) ligase — translation MENRTYTADAEPGDHVTVAGWVHEIRDLGGIAFLILRDKTGKIQIKFEKEEMDDDLVEAGLDASRESVVSVTGLVDEEPRAPTGVEVTPDGFEVIAPADPELPLDPSGKVDAELPTRLDNRTLDLRKPDVKAIFEIRAEVLRAVREQFRDDGCTEINTPKIVATGTEGGTELFPISYFGEEAFMNQSPQLFKQLMAGSGLEKVFEIGPIFRAEEHNTPRHLNEATSIDFEGAFHDHTEAMDVVEDIVKAAYEAVAENCQEELALLDLEEEFEAPSGDFPRLTYEEALDRINATGELDEMLVYGDDLSTEAERVLGEEVGEHYFIVDWPSEIKPFYIKDYDDDAETSTGFDLMHPRMELVSGGQREHRYEQLVAGFEQQGLDPDEFEYYTKMFRYGMPPHAGWGLGGERLVMTMLGLDNIREAVLFPRDRQRLSP, via the coding sequence ATGGAGAACCGAACGTACACCGCGGACGCCGAGCCGGGCGACCACGTCACCGTCGCCGGCTGGGTCCACGAGATCCGCGACCTCGGCGGCATCGCCTTCCTCATCCTCCGGGACAAGACCGGGAAGATACAGATCAAGTTCGAGAAAGAGGAGATGGACGACGACCTCGTCGAGGCCGGCCTCGACGCCTCCCGTGAGAGCGTCGTCAGCGTCACCGGCCTCGTCGACGAGGAGCCCCGCGCCCCCACGGGCGTCGAGGTAACCCCCGACGGCTTCGAGGTCATCGCGCCGGCCGACCCCGAGCTCCCGCTCGACCCCTCCGGCAAGGTCGACGCCGAGCTCCCGACCCGACTCGACAACCGCACGCTCGACCTCCGCAAGCCCGACGTGAAGGCCATCTTCGAGATCCGCGCCGAGGTCCTGCGCGCGGTCCGCGAGCAGTTCCGCGACGACGGCTGCACGGAGATCAACACGCCGAAGATCGTCGCCACGGGCACCGAGGGTGGCACCGAGCTCTTCCCCATCTCCTACTTCGGGGAGGAGGCGTTCATGAACCAGAGCCCGCAGCTGTTCAAGCAGCTGATGGCCGGCTCCGGGCTTGAGAAGGTGTTCGAGATCGGCCCCATCTTCCGCGCCGAGGAGCACAACACGCCGCGGCACCTGAACGAGGCGACCTCCATCGACTTCGAGGGCGCGTTCCACGACCACACCGAGGCGATGGACGTCGTCGAGGACATCGTGAAGGCCGCCTATGAGGCCGTCGCGGAGAACTGCCAGGAGGAGCTCGCACTGCTCGACCTCGAAGAGGAGTTCGAGGCCCCGAGCGGCGACTTCCCGCGGCTCACCTACGAGGAGGCGCTCGACCGCATCAACGCGACCGGCGAGCTCGACGAGATGCTCGTCTACGGCGACGACCTCTCGACGGAGGCCGAGCGCGTCCTCGGCGAGGAGGTCGGCGAGCACTACTTCATCGTCGACTGGCCCAGCGAGATCAAGCCGTTCTACATCAAGGACTACGACGACGACGCGGAGACCTCGACCGGCTTCGACCTCATGCACCCACGCATGGAGCTCGTCTCGGGCGGCCAGCGCGAGCACCGCTACGAACAGCTCGTCGCCGGCTTCGAGCAGCAGGGCCTCGACCCCGACGAGTTCGAGTACTACACGAAGATGTTCAGGTACGGCATGCCCCCGCACGCCGGCTGGGGCCTCGGCGGCGAGCGCCTCGTCATGACGATGCTCGGGCTGGACAACATCCGCGAGGCCGTGCTGTTCCCGCGGGATCGCCAGCGTCTGAGCCCGTAG
- a CDS encoding long-chain-fatty-acid--CoA ligase: protein MANLVTEIADTVSAHPDTTALHYDGQDISYEEFWGQVGQFAAGLQEVGIEPGDRVGIYLPNLPQFVVAFHGTLRAGGIVVPINPQYKTREISHLLGDSGAKVVVTIGDLVPFVDGVKDDTDVEEVVAIGGHDDATAFRDFLAAGAPDIVDRDDDDVAVQPYTSGTTGQPKGVLLTHENLRSNAAMAASLVPDGVRTDDKALGVLPLFHIYGMTVVMNATLFSGGAYYPLPSWDAQQAMELLAAEDLTIMHGVPAMYNDVINQPNAEEFDFSSVRLCGVGGSGIPAEVLRRFEELYPAKIYEGYGLTETSPVTHFNSPEKGRRVGSIGKTLPGVDCRVVDEEFAEVAPVDEGPVDEDEVDLDEITGELVISGPNVMQGYYGLPDANEEVFTEADGKRWFHTGDIGYHDADGFYYVVDREKHMIVTGGYNVYPREVEELLFEHPDIAEAAVVGIPDERRGETVKAFVVKTPDSDLTEQEVREYCLERLAEYKHPREVAFVDELPRTTTGKVQKFELREADE, encoded by the coding sequence ATGGCAAATCTTGTCACAGAGATCGCCGACACGGTCTCGGCGCATCCCGACACGACGGCGCTGCACTACGACGGGCAGGACATCAGCTACGAGGAGTTCTGGGGACAGGTGGGCCAGTTCGCCGCCGGACTGCAGGAGGTCGGTATCGAACCCGGCGACCGGGTGGGGATCTACCTCCCGAACCTGCCACAGTTCGTGGTCGCGTTCCACGGGACGCTCCGGGCCGGCGGCATCGTCGTCCCGATCAACCCGCAGTACAAGACCCGGGAGATCAGCCACCTCCTCGGGGACAGCGGTGCGAAGGTCGTCGTCACCATCGGCGACCTCGTTCCGTTCGTCGACGGCGTGAAAGACGACACCGACGTCGAGGAGGTCGTCGCCATCGGCGGGCACGACGACGCGACCGCCTTCCGCGACTTCCTCGCCGCGGGGGCACCCGACATCGTGGACCGCGACGACGACGACGTGGCGGTCCAGCCGTACACGTCCGGCACGACGGGGCAGCCGAAGGGCGTCCTGCTCACCCACGAGAACCTGCGCTCGAACGCCGCGATGGCGGCCTCGCTCGTCCCCGACGGCGTCAGGACGGACGACAAGGCGCTCGGGGTGCTCCCGCTGTTCCACATCTACGGGATGACCGTGGTGATGAACGCGACGCTGTTCAGCGGCGGGGCGTACTACCCGCTGCCGTCGTGGGACGCCCAGCAGGCGATGGAGCTGCTCGCCGCCGAGGACCTCACCATCATGCACGGGGTGCCGGCGATGTACAACGACGTCATCAACCAGCCCAACGCCGAGGAGTTCGACTTCTCGTCGGTCCGGCTCTGTGGCGTCGGCGGTTCCGGCATCCCCGCCGAGGTGCTCCGACGGTTCGAGGAGCTCTACCCCGCGAAGATCTACGAGGGCTACGGGCTCACGGAGACCAGCCCGGTCACGCACTTCAACAGCCCGGAGAAGGGCCGCCGCGTGGGCAGCATCGGCAAGACCCTGCCCGGCGTCGACTGTCGGGTCGTCGACGAGGAGTTCGCGGAGGTCGCCCCCGTCGATGAGGGGCCGGTCGACGAGGACGAGGTCGACCTCGACGAGATAACCGGTGAGCTCGTCATCAGTGGCCCCAACGTGATGCAGGGCTACTACGGCCTGCCCGACGCCAACGAGGAGGTGTTCACCGAGGCGGACGGCAAGCGCTGGTTCCACACCGGCGACATCGGCTACCACGACGCTGACGGCTTCTACTACGTCGTCGACCGCGAGAAGCACATGATCGTCACGGGCGGCTACAACGTCTACCCGCGCGAGGTCGAGGAGCTCCTGTTCGAGCACCCCGACATCGCCGAAGCTGCGGTCGTCGGCATCCCCGACGAGCGCCGCGGCGAGACCGTCAAGGCCTTCGTCGTGAAGACGCCCGACTCGGACCTCACCGAGCAGGAGGTGCGTGAGTACTGCCTCGAACGCCTCGCCGAGTACAAGCACCCGCGCGAGGTCGCGTTCGTCGACGAGCTCCCGCGGACCACGACGGGCAAGGTCCAGAAGTTCGAGCTGCGGGAGGCCGACGAATGA
- a CDS encoding enoyl-CoA hydratase/isomerase family protein, which produces MSDAVLVDIEDGVATITLNEPDRRNAFSMDMSAGLRDALDEVEESDARCVVIEGAGDAFSAGGDVELMSQTATGAVPLDESVRTLEKTTSETMARVVAFPLPTVAKVEGPAVGAGANLAIACDVQLASEDAAIGFVFREVGLAVDAGTSYLLPRVVGTNVAKELVFTGEVLGAERAHDLGLVNHVYDADEFDERVDEFVARIATGPTVALRHSKRLIDEGLRRTVDEAMVAEATAQGLCFDSDDHAEGVTAFVESREPEFEGS; this is translated from the coding sequence ATGAGCGACGCCGTCCTCGTCGACATCGAGGACGGCGTGGCCACCATCACGCTGAACGAGCCGGACCGCCGGAACGCGTTCTCGATGGACATGTCCGCGGGGCTCCGGGATGCGCTGGACGAGGTCGAGGAGAGCGACGCCCGCTGTGTCGTCATCGAGGGCGCGGGCGACGCGTTCTCGGCCGGCGGCGACGTGGAGCTGATGTCCCAGACCGCGACCGGCGCGGTTCCGCTCGACGAGAGCGTGCGCACACTGGAGAAGACCACCAGCGAGACGATGGCGCGCGTCGTCGCGTTCCCTCTCCCGACCGTCGCGAAGGTCGAGGGACCGGCGGTCGGTGCCGGTGCGAACCTCGCCATCGCCTGCGACGTGCAACTCGCCAGCGAGGACGCCGCCATCGGCTTCGTCTTCCGTGAGGTCGGGCTGGCCGTCGACGCCGGCACGTCGTACCTGCTCCCGCGCGTCGTCGGCACGAACGTCGCCAAGGAGCTCGTGTTCACCGGCGAGGTGCTGGGGGCCGAGCGCGCCCACGACCTCGGGCTCGTCAACCACGTCTACGATGCCGACGAGTTCGACGAGCGCGTCGACGAGTTCGTCGCCCGTATCGCGACCGGTCCGACCGTCGCGCTCCGGCACTCCAAACGCCTCATCGACGAGGGGCTGCGCCGGACCGTCGACGAGGCCATGGTCGCCGAGGCGACCGCCCAGGGACTCTGCTTCGACTCCGACGACCACGCCGAGGGCGTCACCGCCTTCGTCGAGAGCCGGGAGCCGGAGTTCGAGGGCTCCTGA
- a CDS encoding winged helix-turn-helix domain-containing protein gives MTDDDAPDWTFKERDVVILRELAANPQRSSRELTDILASEYDIDVSHVTVSETIRKMREQGVFREAIIPNEEYFIFGLFEFKFDPEHFADEWRDAMEYIRDSEHTLFYFLSDGEYQWKSVMMFATREEESRWIHEFYKRHGKVVSNLRNSVIHNVLKFGTDPEIFEALDEEH, from the coding sequence ATGACCGACGACGACGCACCCGACTGGACGTTCAAGGAGCGCGACGTGGTCATCCTCCGCGAACTCGCTGCCAATCCACAGCGCTCATCGCGCGAGCTGACCGACATCCTCGCGTCCGAGTACGACATCGACGTCTCCCACGTCACCGTCAGCGAGACCATCCGGAAGATGCGCGAGCAGGGCGTCTTCCGCGAGGCCATCATCCCCAACGAGGAGTACTTCATCTTCGGGCTGTTCGAGTTCAAGTTCGACCCCGAGCACTTCGCCGACGAGTGGCGCGACGCCATGGAGTACATCCGCGACAGCGAGCACACCCTCTTTTACTTCCTCTCGGACGGGGAGTACCAGTGGAAGTCCGTCATGATGTTCGCCACGCGCGAGGAGGAGTCCCGCTGGATCCACGAGTTCTACAAGCGCCACGGCAAGGTCGTCTCGAACCTGCGGAACTCCGTCATCCACAACGTCCTGAAGTTCGGGACCGACCCCGAGATCTTCGAGGCGCTGGACGAGGAGCACTGA
- a CDS encoding MaoC/PaaZ C-terminal domain-containing protein, whose product MRFADTEVGDGRRTAGRTITEADLVNFAGVSGDFNHLHTDAERMERSEYGERIAHGALVFSIATGLLWQERAGGGESSSDVVAFYGVDRLRFRAPTFVGDTIHVETAVVELEERPDHPDAAGVVREEAEVVNQDGTVVLSCELLALVR is encoded by the coding sequence ATGAGATTCGCGGACACCGAGGTCGGCGACGGTCGGCGCACCGCGGGCCGGACCATCACCGAAGCCGACCTCGTGAACTTCGCGGGCGTCAGCGGCGACTTCAACCACCTCCACACCGACGCCGAGCGGATGGAGAGGTCGGAGTACGGCGAACGGATCGCTCACGGCGCGCTCGTCTTCTCCATCGCCACGGGCCTGCTCTGGCAGGAGCGCGCTGGCGGCGGCGAGAGCAGTTCCGACGTGGTGGCGTTCTACGGCGTCGACCGCCTGCGCTTTCGCGCACCGACGTTCGTCGGCGACACCATCCACGTCGAGACGGCGGTCGTCGAGCTGGAGGAGCGCCCGGACCACCCCGATGCCGCCGGCGTGGTGCGCGAGGAGGCCGAGGTCGTCAACCAGGACGGGACCGTCGTGCTGTCGTGCGAACTGCTCGCGCTTGTTCGGTGA
- a CDS encoding PaaI family thioesterase, which produces MTRPEFAHDDIATAYQQYIDGHGFLSWLGLSVETVEDGRVVFAAPYDEKLTNPASDGVVHGGITASLVDTASGFALRTTFDDPATARLTTTDLDVSYLRPATGDLRVEAEVIRAGSSMGVTDALVTTEREDGEWVDVAVGRTSYRLMGEP; this is translated from the coding sequence ATGACCCGGCCGGAGTTCGCCCACGACGACATCGCGACGGCGTACCAGCAGTACATCGACGGCCACGGCTTCCTCTCGTGGCTCGGGCTCTCCGTCGAGACGGTCGAGGACGGCCGCGTCGTCTTCGCCGCGCCATACGACGAGAAGCTGACGAACCCCGCCTCCGACGGCGTCGTCCACGGCGGTATCACGGCCTCGCTGGTCGACACCGCCAGCGGCTTCGCGCTCCGGACGACGTTCGACGACCCAGCGACCGCGCGGCTGACGACGACGGACCTGGACGTGTCGTACCTCCGGCCTGCCACGGGCGATCTGCGGGTCGAGGCCGAGGTCATCCGCGCGGGCTCGTCGATGGGCGTCACCGACGCGCTGGTCACGACCGAGCGCGAGGACGGCGAGTGGGTCGACGTGGCCGTCGGTCGAACGAGCTACCGGCTCATGGGGGAGCCATGA